A stretch of Gemmobacter fulvus DNA encodes these proteins:
- a CDS encoding response regulator transcription factor codes for MTGMIHIVDDEEAIRDSLAFLLVSRGLEAMGWDSGEAFLAAQPLEDCACVILDVRMGDLSGPEVFARLRAMGNAVPVIFLTGHADVPVAVQTLKAGAFDFVEKPFNDNQIVDLALKAIAAHEAQQAEAAARRDIDARLATLSAREEEVMRLMMTGSLNKQIADMLGIAMRTVEVHRGRVLAKMGVRNAIELAAVLGAMPADPPGPK; via the coding sequence ATGACAGGCATGATTCACATCGTGGATGATGAAGAGGCGATCCGCGACAGTCTGGCATTTCTGCTGGTGTCGCGCGGGCTTGAGGCGATGGGCTGGGACTCGGGCGAGGCCTTTCTGGCCGCGCAGCCACTGGAGGATTGCGCCTGTGTCATCCTTGATGTGCGGATGGGCGATCTGTCGGGGCCCGAAGTCTTTGCGCGGCTGCGCGCCATGGGCAATGCGGTGCCGGTGATCTTTCTGACCGGCCATGCCGATGTGCCGGTGGCGGTGCAGACGCTGAAGGCCGGGGCGTTCGACTTTGTGGAAAAACCCTTCAACGACAATCAGATCGTCGATCTGGCGCTGAAGGCGATTGCGGCGCATGAGGCGCAGCAGGCCGAAGCGGCGGCCCGGCGCGACATCGACGCCCGCCTTGCCACGCTGTCGGCGCGCGAGGAGGAGGTGATGCGCCTGATGATGACCGGCAGCCTGAACAAGCAGATCGCCGATATGCTGGGCATCGCCATGCGCACAGTCGAGGTGCATCGCGGCCGCGTGCTGGCCAAGATGGGCGTGCGCAATGCCATCGAACTGGCGGCAGTGCTGGGCGCCATGCCCGCTGATCCGCCCGGCCCGAAATGA
- the efp gene encoding elongation factor P, whose translation MKVIASSLRKGNVVEMDGKLYAVLKAENFHPGKGTPTTSVDMRRISDGVKVAERWRTTEMVEKATVDEREYDFLYEDGEGYHFMEPNTYEQITVTADVVGDDKVFLTEGIKVYLRTHEGIAIAIELPQKVVVEITETEPVVKGQTASSSYKPAICSNGLRVLVPPHIGAGTRIVINTEDNSYVERAKD comes from the coding sequence TTGAAAGTCATCGCATCCTCGCTTCGCAAAGGCAATGTCGTCGAGATGGACGGCAAGCTTTATGCCGTCCTCAAGGCCGAAAACTTCCACCCCGGCAAAGGCACGCCCACGACCAGCGTCGACATGCGCCGCATTTCCGACGGGGTGAAGGTTGCCGAACGCTGGCGCACGACCGAGATGGTCGAAAAGGCCACGGTGGACGAGCGGGAATATGATTTCCTCTATGAGGATGGCGAAGGCTATCACTTCATGGAGCCGAACACCTATGAACAGATCACCGTCACTGCCGATGTGGTGGGCGATGACAAGGTGTTCCTGACCGAAGGCATCAAGGTCTATCTGCGCACGCATGAAGGCATCGCCATCGCGATCGAGCTGCCGCAGAAAGTGGTGGTCGAGATCACCGAGACCGAGCCGGTGGTCAAGGGTCAGACGGCCTCGTCCTCCTACAAACCGGCGATCTGCTCCAACGGGCTGCGCGTGCTGGTGCCGCCGCATATCGGCGCGGGCACCCGTATCGTGATCAATACCGAAGACAATTCCTATGTCGAGCGTGCCAAGGACTGA
- the epmA gene encoding EF-P lysine aminoacylase EpmA, with product MPDLSQPWWTAQVHADRRPLLLARNRIQAGLRIWLADEGFTEVDPVALQVSPGNEAHLHGFATEAIGADGQGRRMYLHTSPEFAMKKLLAAGETRIAAFAHVWRNRERGPLHSPEFTMLEWYRVGQGYEVLMDDCTAFLRLAARVAGADLLRFRDRSCDPFAEPERLSVAEAFARHAGIDLLATVDAAGLPDGAALAAQMQAQGMRVAADDTWSDLLSRVLVARVEPHLGHGRITILDRYPIAEAALARPTADDPRVAERFEVYACGVELANGFGELTNPAEQRRRFALEMDEKARVYGERYPLDEEFLTALAQMPAASGIALGFDRLVMLATGAARIDDVIWVPVAS from the coding sequence GTGCCCGACCTTTCACAACCCTGGTGGACCGCGCAGGTCCATGCCGACCGCCGCCCGCTTTTGCTGGCCCGCAACCGCATACAGGCCGGGCTGCGGATCTGGCTGGCCGATGAAGGCTTTACCGAGGTGGATCCGGTGGCGCTTCAGGTCAGCCCCGGCAATGAGGCGCATCTGCACGGCTTTGCCACCGAGGCCATCGGCGCGGATGGGCAGGGGCGGCGGATGTATCTGCATACCAGCCCGGAATTCGCCATGAAGAAACTGCTGGCGGCGGGAGAGACGCGGATTGCCGCCTTTGCGCATGTCTGGCGCAACCGCGAACGCGGGCCGCTGCACAGCCCGGAATTTACCATGCTGGAATGGTATCGCGTGGGGCAGGGCTATGAGGTGCTGATGGACGATTGCACCGCCTTCCTGCGTCTGGCGGCCAGGGTGGCGGGGGCGGATCTGCTGCGCTTCCGCGACCGCAGTTGCGATCCCTTTGCCGAACCGGAGCGGCTGAGTGTGGCCGAGGCCTTTGCGCGCCATGCCGGGATTGACCTTCTGGCCACCGTCGATGCCGCGGGCCTCCCCGATGGCGCGGCGCTGGCGGCGCAGATGCAGGCGCAGGGGATGCGGGTCGCCGCCGATGACACCTGGTCTGATCTGCTGAGCCGGGTTCTGGTGGCCAGGGTGGAGCCGCATCTGGGCCATGGCCGCATCACCATTCTGGACCGCTACCCGATTGCCGAAGCAGCGCTGGCCCGGCCCACGGCGGATGATCCGCGGGTGGCCGAACGGTTCGAAGTCTATGCCTGCGGCGTGGAACTGGCGAATGGCTTTGGCGAATTGACCAACCCCGCCGAACAGCGCCGCCGCTTTGCGCTGGAGATGGATGAAAAGGCGCGGGTTTACGGCGAACGCTATCCGCTGGACGAAGAGTTTCTGACAGCGCTGGCGCAGATGCCTGCCGCCTCGGGCATTGCGCTGGGCTTCGACCGGCTGGTGATGCTGGCGACCGGTGCCGCGCGGATCGACGATGTGATCTGGGTGCCCGTTGCATCGTGA
- a CDS encoding hemolysin family protein translates to MYLEIAIVFLLTLVNGGLAMSELAIVSARTARLKVMADRGSRGATVAMRLAEHPGRFLSSVQIGITLVGVLSGAFSGATLGARLSGALLEAGMSPALAQPLGVGSVVVAITYLSLIVGELVPKQIALRAPEAVAARVAPVMLWIARIGAPLVWLLDRSGRLILRLLGQSGVSDSTMSDEEVKLVISEAESAGVMDKAETEMIAGVMRIADRTARGLMTPRHEVETVDVSDSSQTIIRRFREGRHSRLAVRDGEPDNVIGVLHARDFLGSSAQRGGVDVRSHVIDAPVVRDGMGALDVIEALRSAAAHMVLVFDEYGHFEGIITPMDVLEAITGGFADATEDEPKMVEREDGSFLVAGWMPVDEFADRLGLDLRPDRDFETVAGLVIDTMGALPATGERVMLSGWRVEVIDLDGRRIDKLLVSRAP, encoded by the coding sequence ATGTATCTGGAAATCGCGATCGTCTTTCTGCTCACGCTGGTGAACGGAGGATTGGCGATGTCTGAACTGGCCATTGTCTCGGCCCGCACCGCGCGGCTGAAGGTCATGGCGGATCGTGGATCGCGCGGGGCCACGGTTGCGATGCGACTGGCGGAACATCCGGGGCGTTTTCTGTCGTCCGTGCAGATCGGCATCACGCTGGTCGGGGTGTTGTCGGGGGCGTTTTCGGGCGCGACACTTGGCGCGCGCCTGTCCGGGGCGCTGCTGGAGGCGGGCATGTCGCCCGCGCTGGCGCAGCCGCTGGGCGTCGGCTCGGTCGTGGTGGCCATCACCTATCTGTCGCTGATCGTGGGCGAACTGGTTCCCAAACAGATCGCCCTGCGCGCGCCCGAGGCCGTGGCGGCACGGGTGGCACCGGTGATGCTGTGGATCGCGCGCATCGGCGCGCCGCTGGTCTGGCTTCTGGACCGTTCGGGGCGGCTGATCCTGCGGCTGCTGGGCCAGTCCGGCGTGTCGGACAGCACGATGAGCGATGAAGAGGTGAAGCTTGTCATCTCCGAGGCGGAAAGCGCCGGGGTGATGGACAAGGCCGAAACGGAAATGATCGCCGGGGTGATGCGCATCGCCGACCGCACCGCCCGGGGCCTGATGACGCCACGGCACGAGGTGGAAACCGTCGATGTCAGCGACAGCTCGCAAACCATCATCCGCCGCTTTCGCGAAGGGCGTCACTCGCGCCTTGCCGTGCGCGATGGCGAGCCGGACAATGTGATCGGTGTGCTGCATGCGCGCGATTTTCTGGGCAGTTCGGCGCAGCGCGGCGGCGTGGATGTGCGCAGCCATGTGATCGACGCGCCGGTTGTCCGCGACGGCATGGGCGCGCTGGATGTGATCGAGGCGCTGCGCAGTGCGGCGGCGCATATGGTGCTGGTCTTCGATGAATACGGCCATTTCGAGGGCATCATCACCCCGATGGACGTGCTGGAGGCCATAACCGGCGGCTTTGCCGATGCCACCGAGGATGAACCGAAGATGGTCGAGCGCGAGGACGGATCCTTCCTCGTGGCGGGCTGGATGCCGGTGGATGAATTCGCCGACCGTCTGGGCCTTGATCTGCGCCCCGACCGCGATTTTGAAACCGTGGCCGGGCTGGTGATCGACACGATGGGCGCGCTGCCCGCGACGGGCGAGCGGGTCATGCTTTCGGGCTGGCGGGTCGAGGTGATCGACCTTGATGGCCGCCGCATCGACAAACTGCTGGTGTCGCGCGCGCCGTGA
- a CDS encoding TRAP transporter substrate-binding protein → MDRRSFLTKAAIGGAGAAAATTLAAPVIAQTAPKVTWRLTSSFPKSLDTIYGAAEVLSKRLAEATDGNFTIQVFAAGELVPGLQAADEVTAGNIEACHTVGYYYWGKDPSWAVAAAVPFSLSARGINAWHYHGGGIDLYNEFLAQHNIVALPGGNTGVQMGGWFRKEINTVADMQGLKMRVGGFAGKVMEKLGVVPQQIAGGDIYPALEKGTIDAAEWVGPYDDEKLGFQKVAPYYYYPGWWEGGPTVHFMFNKAAYDGLPPAYQSLLRSICQGVDADMLQKYDFKNPTAIKSLVANGAQLRPFSPEILNACFDAANQVYAEMEATNPAFAKLWGSIKAFRTENYTWAQIAEYNYDTFMMMQQNAGKL, encoded by the coding sequence ATGGATCGTCGTTCATTCTTGACCAAGGCCGCCATTGGCGGCGCCGGGGCTGCGGCTGCCACCACGCTGGCTGCCCCCGTCATTGCGCAGACCGCACCGAAAGTGACCTGGCGCCTGACCTCGTCCTTCCCGAAATCGCTGGACACGATCTATGGCGCCGCAGAAGTGCTGTCAAAGCGTCTGGCCGAAGCGACCGACGGCAATTTCACCATTCAGGTGTTTGCGGCGGGCGAACTGGTGCCGGGCCTGCAAGCGGCGGATGAGGTGACGGCGGGCAATATCGAGGCCTGCCACACCGTTGGTTATTACTACTGGGGCAAAGACCCGAGCTGGGCTGTGGCGGCGGCTGTGCCGTTCTCGCTGTCGGCACGCGGCATCAACGCTTGGCACTACCATGGCGGCGGCATCGACCTCTATAACGAATTCCTCGCGCAGCATAACATCGTGGCGCTGCCGGGCGGCAATACCGGCGTGCAGATGGGTGGCTGGTTCCGCAAGGAAATCAACACCGTGGCCGATATGCAGGGCCTCAAGATGCGCGTGGGCGGCTTTGCCGGCAAAGTGATGGAAAAGCTGGGCGTCGTGCCGCAGCAGATCGCCGGCGGCGACATCTATCCGGCGCTGGAAAAGGGCACCATCGACGCGGCCGAATGGGTTGGCCCTTATGATGACGAAAAGCTCGGCTTCCAGAAGGTCGCGCCCTATTACTACTATCCCGGCTGGTGGGAAGGTGGCCCGACGGTTCACTTCATGTTCAACAAGGCCGCCTATGACGGCCTGCCGCCCGCCTATCAATCGCTGCTGCGGTCGATCTGCCAGGGTGTCGATGCCGACATGCTCCAGAAGTATGACTTCAAGAACCCGACCGCGATCAAGTCTCTGGTGGCCAATGGTGCGCAGCTGCGTCCGTTCAGCCCGGAAATCCTGAATGCCTGCTTCGATGCCGCCAATCAGGTCTATGCCGAAATGGAGGCAACCAACCCGGCCTTTGCCAAGCTCTGGGGCTCGATCAAGGCGTTCCGCACCGAGAATTACACCTGGGCGCAGATTGCCGAATACAACTATGACACGTTCATGATGATGCAGCAGAACGCAGGCAAGCTGTAA
- a CDS encoding TRAP transporter large permease produces the protein MMEFIALNMAPIMFASLVIFLLLGYPVAFALAANGLFFFFIGVELAPLSAGNITLDWPLLNTLPNRFWGVLANETLLAIPFFTFMGIVLERSGMAEDLLDTIGQLFGPIRGGLAYAVIIVGALLAATTGVVAASVIAMGLISLPIMLRYGYDRRIASGVIAASGTLAQIIPPSLVLIVLADQLGRSVGDMYTAAMLPGLILTGFYMGYVLLMSILKPNSMPALPLEARTLGHGVTSLFVALAAAVAISYGAHRYFDQDGSSNATILGAVVGILAIYLAAVVDKSLKTGIMSRLAQQVIIVLIPPLALIFLVLGTIFLGIATPTEGGAMGAVGALLLAAGKGRLTMAVVTQALAATTRLSAFVMFILLGARVFSLTFYGVNGHIWVEHLLTSLPGGETGFLIFVSILVFLLAFFLDFFELAFIIVPLLVAPAEALGIDLIWLGIILGVNMQTSFMHPPFGFALFYLRSVAPRIPYLDKVTGKKTDPVTTGQIYWGAVPFVVIQVVMVGVVIAFPQLVMHYKGTPVDTSNVTITLPQMPTLGGGGLGGGLGQPVPGAAPAIGAPTLGAPSLGAPSLGAPAIGQQPDAVTPAPAN, from the coding sequence ATGATGGAATTCATCGCGCTGAACATGGCCCCGATCATGTTCGCCAGCCTCGTGATCTTTCTGCTGCTGGGCTATCCGGTGGCGTTCGCGCTGGCGGCAAACGGGCTGTTCTTCTTCTTCATCGGCGTTGAACTCGCGCCCCTGTCCGCAGGCAACATCACGCTTGATTGGCCCCTGCTCAACACCTTGCCCAACCGGTTCTGGGGGGTGCTGGCGAACGAGACCTTATTGGCCATCCCCTTCTTTACCTTCATGGGGATCGTGCTGGAACGCAGCGGCATGGCCGAAGACCTGCTGGACACCATCGGGCAATTGTTCGGGCCGATCCGGGGCGGGCTCGCCTATGCGGTGATCATCGTCGGCGCGCTGCTGGCAGCGACCACCGGCGTCGTTGCGGCCTCGGTGATCGCCATGGGCCTGATTTCGCTGCCGATCATGCTGCGCTATGGCTATGACCGGCGCATCGCCTCGGGCGTCATTGCCGCCTCGGGCACGCTGGCGCAGATCATCCCGCCCAGCCTTGTGCTGATCGTTCTGGCAGACCAATTGGGCCGCTCTGTCGGCGACATGTATACCGCCGCCATGCTGCCCGGCCTGATCCTGACCGGGTTCTACATGGGCTATGTGCTGCTCATGTCGATCCTGAAGCCCAACTCCATGCCTGCCCTGCCGCTTGAGGCGCGCACGCTGGGCCATGGTGTGACCTCGCTGTTTGTGGCCCTTGCGGCGGCAGTGGCGATTTCTTACGGCGCGCATCGCTACTTCGATCAGGATGGCAGCAGCAATGCCACCATTCTGGGGGCTGTGGTCGGTATTCTGGCGATCTATCTGGCCGCCGTCGTCGACAAGAGCCTGAAAACCGGCATCATGTCGCGGCTGGCACAGCAGGTCATCATCGTGCTGATCCCGCCGCTGGCGCTGATCTTCCTGGTGCTGGGCACGATCTTCCTCGGCATCGCCACCCCCACCGAAGGCGGGGCGATGGGCGCTGTCGGCGCACTGCTGCTGGCGGCGGGGAAGGGGCGGCTGACCATGGCCGTGGTTACACAGGCGCTGGCCGCCACGACGCGCCTTTCGGCCTTCGTGATGTTCATCCTGCTGGGCGCACGCGTGTTCTCGCTGACCTTCTATGGCGTGAACGGCCATATCTGGGTCGAACATCTGCTGACCTCGCTGCCCGGCGGCGAAACCGGCTTCCTGATCTTCGTGTCGATCTTGGTGTTCCTGCTGGCCTTCTTCCTCGACTTTTTCGAGCTGGCCTTCATCATCGTGCCGCTGCTTGTCGCCCCGGCCGAGGCATTGGGCATCGACCTGATCTGGCTCGGCATCATCCTGGGCGTGAACATGCAGACCTCGTTCATGCACCCGCCCTTCGGCTTTGCGCTGTTCTATCTGCGCTCGGTCGCGCCGCGGATCCCCTATCTCGACAAGGTCACGGGCAAGAAAACCGATCCGGTGACCACCGGGCAGATCTATTGGGGGGCGGTGCCCTTCGTGGTGATCCAGGTGGTGATGGTCGGCGTGGTGATCGCCTTCCCGCAACTGGTGATGCACTACAAGGGCACGCCGGTCGATACATCCAACGTCACGATCACCCTGCCGCAGATGCCCACCTTGGGCGGCGGCGGGCTGGGGGGAGGCCTGGGGCAACCAGTCCCCGGTGCCGCGCCTGCGATCGGGGCACCGACATTGGGCGCGCCCTCGCTGGGTGCCCCCTCTCTCGGCGCTCCGGCCATCGGGCAGCAGCCCGACGCGGTGACACCCGCTCCGGCCAACTGA
- a CDS encoding TRAP transporter small permease subunit produces the protein MKSLLAVSAGIDRINEIIGKAVSWLILIAVIVSATNAIVRKIFSVSSNSWLELQWYLFGAAFLLAAAYTLKQNEHIRIDIVYGMFSRRVQHWIDLFGHVVFLMPFVLLMLYYFVPYVARSYTSGEVSTNSGGLIIWPAKALLLIGFTLLAFQGVSEIIKKIAVMRGDMEDPTPFVSAHEAAELEGKALVEEITK, from the coding sequence ATGAAAAGCCTGCTCGCGGTATCCGCGGGGATCGACCGTATCAATGAAATCATCGGAAAAGCCGTGTCATGGCTGATCCTGATTGCGGTGATCGTCAGCGCAACCAACGCCATCGTGCGTAAAATATTCAGCGTTTCCTCCAACTCCTGGCTGGAATTGCAATGGTATCTTTTCGGCGCAGCCTTCCTGCTGGCTGCAGCCTATACGTTGAAACAGAACGAACATATCCGCATCGACATCGTTTACGGCATGTTCTCGCGCCGGGTGCAGCACTGGATCGACCTGTTCGGCCATGTGGTGTTCCTGATGCCTTTCGTGCTGCTGATGCTGTATTACTTCGTGCCCTATGTCGCGCGGTCCTACACTTCGGGCGAGGTGTCGACCAATTCGGGTGGTCTGATCATCTGGCCCGCCAAGGCGCTGCTGCTGATCGGCTTCACCCTGCTGGCCTTTCAGGGCGTCTCGGAGATCATCAAGAAGATCGCCGTGATGCGCGGCGACATGGAAGATCCGACCCCCTTCGTCTCTGCCCATGAGGCGGCCGAGCTGGAAGGCAAGGCGCTGGTCGAGGAGATCACGAAATGA
- a CDS encoding cysteine synthase A has protein sequence MRVYSDLAQSIGNTPLIRLKKASELTGCEILGKAEFMNPGQSVKDRAALFIIKDAVAKGLLKPGGTIVEGTAGNTGIGLALVGASMGFKTVIVIPETQSQEKKDMLRLAGAELVQVPAAAYKNPNNYVRYSGRLAEALAKTEPNGAIWANQFDNVANRQSHIETTGPEIWEQTDGKVDGFICAVGSGGTLAGVGMALQPKGVKIGLADPEGASLHSFYTEGTLDAPGSSITEGIGQGRITANLEGFRPDFSYRIPDAEALPIVFDLLQDEGLCLGGSSGINIAGAIRMAREMGPGHRIVTILCDYGTRYQSKLFNPAFLKEKGLPVPDWLDRAPRPIPEVYADA, from the coding sequence ATGCGTGTGTACAGCGATCTGGCCCAGTCGATCGGCAATACCCCTCTCATCCGGCTGAAGAAGGCGTCAGAGCTGACGGGATGCGAGATCCTGGGCAAGGCGGAGTTCATGAATCCGGGCCAGTCGGTCAAGGATCGGGCGGCGCTTTTCATCATCAAGGATGCGGTCGCCAAGGGCCTGCTGAAGCCCGGTGGCACGATTGTCGAAGGCACGGCGGGCAATACCGGCATCGGCCTTGCGCTGGTCGGCGCGTCGATGGGGTTCAAGACGGTGATCGTGATCCCGGAAACCCAGAGCCAGGAAAAGAAGGACATGCTGCGCCTTGCCGGGGCAGAGCTGGTTCAGGTGCCTGCCGCCGCCTACAAGAACCCCAACAATTATGTGCGCTATTCGGGCCGTCTGGCCGAGGCGCTGGCCAAGACCGAACCGAATGGCGCGATCTGGGCCAATCAGTTTGACAATGTGGCGAACCGCCAGTCGCATATCGAAACCACCGGGCCGGAAATCTGGGAACAGACTGATGGCAAGGTGGATGGCTTCATCTGCGCCGTCGGCTCGGGTGGCACGCTGGCCGGTGTGGGCATGGCCTTGCAGCCCAAGGGCGTGAAGATCGGTCTGGCCGACCCGGAAGGCGCATCGCTGCACAGTTTTTACACCGAAGGCACGCTGGACGCGCCCGGCAGTTCGATCACCGAAGGCATCGGGCAGGGGCGCATCACTGCCAATCTGGAAGGCTTCCGCCCCGATTTCAGCTATCGCATCCCCGATGCCGAGGCGCTGCCGATCGTGTTTGATCTGTTGCAGGACGAAGGGCTGTGCCTTGGCGGCTCGTCCGGCATCAATATTGCCGGCGCGATCCGCATGGCGCGCGAGATGGGTCCGGGGCACCGGATCGTCACCATCCTGTGCGATTACGGCACGCGCTATCAGTCCAAGCTGTTCAACCCGGCCTTCCTGAAAGAAAAGGGCCTGCCGGTGCCGGATTGGCTGGACCGGGCACCGCGCCCGATCCCGGAAGTTTATGCTGACGCATGA
- a CDS encoding DUF3772 domain-containing protein, which produces MGGPADLLRALTLALCLALPGAVAAQTTPATPPVATEERAAETGEGAAAEGGGAADQVPAAPVADAAPTPPAKTGGLSKSQTAGSNNRGGKSISVLPSDSNALDYAAWERLATRAETALADSTTSNNGLELLRGQLVDWRTKLQGAQNTNATRIATSRTQITALGPAPADGESEAPEIAERRKALNEQLARLQAPGLAAEEAYRRASGLVSEIDRVLRERQANELLKLWPNPLNPANWGTAAAAVRDSLMPIWAEAAVNWTRPDRRAYLVDNLPVIGVLLLLAIALIWRGRAWIEGFALRLQTSAASARGRRLWGFLASLGQIIVPTVGVFLISVALALTEMAGSSGKQLIALLPPAGFALFAAHWLGGRIFPKANCEDGPLSLGPEQCAEGRFHATMIGLVLALETLRAGLLPNARLPEAAVPVITLPLILLMGLMLWRIGHLLNRHLARNATDGEAGGFANRIIGILAKVTIAIAVAGPLLALIGYASAAAALVFPAAGSLGLLALLVVILQLIGELYSLILRLPPEDDAQSQGLLPVLVGFLLTLASLPLFALIWGARFDDLTELWARFTQGFQIGETRISPSNFLYFAVLFAIGLALTRLFQGALKSSILPKTKLDQGGRNAIVSGTGYLGIFLAGLIAINSAGIDLSGLAIVAGALSLGIGFGLQNIVQNFVSGIILLIERPVSEGDWIEVGTVSGTVKAISVRSTRIQTFDRSDVIVPNADLVSQRVTNWTRYNLSGRLIVPVMVIHGSDPDQVLRVLREIAEAQPMAVLNPPPVVALVGFALDGIQFEIRVILRDVNFQLSVRSAINQDILRRFRDEGIALAHTGAGSKPLPEPEPEEDEASAPHFFPAVIVSMPASADAAKAAQAAAKAVTRRKAGAAHPGPASLGRDADDSDAFLDGIEDETER; this is translated from the coding sequence ATGGGCGGCCCTGCTGATCTGTTGCGCGCGCTGACGCTGGCGCTGTGTCTGGCGCTGCCTGGCGCTGTGGCCGCACAAACCACGCCCGCAACCCCGCCTGTGGCGACCGAAGAGCGCGCGGCAGAGACAGGCGAAGGCGCGGCCGCTGAGGGCGGTGGCGCGGCAGATCAGGTTCCGGCAGCCCCGGTTGCCGACGCGGCCCCGACGCCCCCCGCCAAGACCGGCGGGCTGAGCAAAAGCCAGACCGCCGGCAGCAACAACCGGGGCGGCAAGTCAATCTCGGTTCTGCCGTCGGATTCCAATGCTTTGGACTATGCGGCATGGGAACGGCTCGCCACCCGGGCCGAAACCGCGCTGGCCGACAGCACCACCTCGAACAACGGGCTGGAGCTGTTGCGCGGGCAGTTGGTGGATTGGCGCACCAAGCTGCAAGGGGCGCAGAACACCAATGCGACCCGCATCGCCACATCGCGCACCCAGATCACGGCCCTCGGGCCTGCGCCTGCGGATGGCGAAAGTGAAGCGCCGGAAATCGCCGAGCGCCGCAAGGCGCTGAACGAACAACTGGCGCGTTTGCAGGCCCCCGGCCTTGCCGCCGAAGAAGCCTATCGCCGCGCCAGCGGCCTTGTGTCCGAAATCGACCGGGTGCTGCGCGAACGGCAGGCGAACGAGCTGCTGAAACTGTGGCCCAACCCGCTCAACCCCGCCAACTGGGGCACAGCGGCGGCGGCGGTGCGCGACAGCCTGATGCCGATCTGGGCCGAGGCGGCGGTGAACTGGACCCGGCCCGACCGCCGCGCCTATCTGGTCGATAACCTGCCGGTGATCGGCGTGCTGTTGCTGCTGGCGATTGCGCTGATCTGGCGGGGCAGGGCGTGGATCGAGGGGTTTGCCCTCCGGCTGCAAACCTCGGCGGCATCGGCGCGCGGGCGCAGGCTCTGGGGTTTTCTGGCGTCGCTGGGGCAGATCATCGTGCCCACGGTTGGCGTGTTCCTGATTTCGGTCGCGCTGGCGCTGACCGAAATGGCGGGCAGTTCCGGCAAACAGCTGATTGCCTTGCTGCCCCCGGCGGGCTTTGCCCTGTTCGCGGCGCATTGGCTGGGCGGGCGCATCTTCCCCAAGGCCAATTGCGAGGACGGGCCGCTGTCGCTTGGCCCGGAACAATGCGCCGAGGGGCGGTTTCACGCCACTATGATCGGGCTTGTGCTGGCGCTTGAGACGCTGCGCGCCGGTCTTTTGCCCAATGCCCGCCTGCCCGAAGCGGCGGTGCCGGTGATCACCCTGCCGCTGATCCTGCTGATGGGGCTTATGCTGTGGCGCATCGGCCATCTGCTCAACCGCCATCTGGCGCGCAATGCCACCGATGGCGAAGCGGGCGGGTTTGCCAACCGCATCATCGGCATCTTGGCCAAGGTCACGATTGCGATTGCGGTGGCCGGGCCGTTGCTGGCGCTGATCGGCTATGCGTCGGCGGCGGCGGCACTGGTGTTCCCGGCGGCAGGCTCGCTGGGCCTGCTGGCGCTGCTGGTGGTGATCCTGCAACTGATCGGCGAGCTGTACAGCCTGATCCTGCGGCTGCCGCCCGAGGATGATGCGCAATCGCAGGGCCTGCTGCCGGTGCTGGTGGGGTTCCTGCTCACGCTGGCCTCTCTGCCTCTGTTCGCCCTGATCTGGGGCGCGCGCTTCGATGATCTGACAGAACTGTGGGCGCGCTTTACCCAAGGCTTCCAGATCGGCGAAACCCGGATATCGCCCTCGAACTTCCTGTATTTCGCGGTGCTGTTCGCCATCGGCCTTGCCCTGACCCGGCTGTTTCAGGGCGCGCTGAAAAGCTCCATCCTGCCCAAGACCAAACTGGATCAGGGCGGGCGCAATGCCATCGTCTCTGGCACCGGCTATCTGGGCATCTTCCTTGCCGGGCTGATCGCCATCAATTCGGCGGGGATTGACCTGTCGGGGCTGGCCATCGTCGCCGGTGCGCTGTCACTGGGCATCGGTTTCGGCCTTCAGAACATCGTGCAGAACTTCGTGTCCGGCATCATCCTGCTGATTGAACGCCCGGTCAGCGAGGGCGACTGGATCGAGGTCGGCACGGTCTCTGGCACGGTGAAGGCGATTTCGGTGCGGTCCACCCGCATCCAGACCTTTGATCGGTCGGATGTGATTGTGCCCAATGCCGATCTGGTGTCGCAGCGCGTCACGAACTGGACGCGCTACAACCTGTCGGGGCGGCTGATCGTGCCGGTGATGGTGATCCATGGCAGCGACCCGGATCAGGTGCTGCGGGTGCTGCGCGAGATTGCCGAGGCGCAGCCCATGGCCGTGCTGAACCCGCCGCCGGTGGTGGCGCTGGTGGGCTTTGCGCTGGATGGTATCCAGTTCGAAATCCGCGTGATCCTGCGCGATGTGAACTTCCAGCTGTCGGTGCGGTCGGCCATCAATCAGGACATCCTGCGCCGGTTCCGCGACGAAGGCATTGCACTGGCGCATACCGGGGCCGGGTCCAAACCGCTGCCCGAACCGGAGCCCGAGGAAGATGAGGCATCTGCCCCGCATTTCTTCCCGGCGGTGATCGTGTCGATGCCCGCCAGTGCCGATGCGGCCAAGGCGGCACAGGCCGCTGCAAAAGCCGTCACACGGCGCAAGGCGGGGGCCGCGCACCCCGGTCCGGCCAGTCTCGGCCGGGATGCTGATGACTCCGACGCCTTCCTCGATGGCATTGAAGACGAGACCGAACGATGA